The Dryobates pubescens isolate bDryPub1 chromosome 9, bDryPub1.pri, whole genome shotgun sequence DNA window cctctcttttcttctttcccccctccccccccccccccttttttttgttttgttgctaaTTTCCTTATGATTAGATGGCATCAAGATTTTGttgtgcttttaaaaacaacaaacaaacaaacaaacagacaaaaaaaaagcctggagACATTAGGAACGGAAGCGAACGCTGGCTCATCAGGTTTGTTGTAGGTGAAAAAAGCGCACAATGACCTCACAGTGAAGTGAAAAACAACCAGCTAACTTTCAAAAtcaatgaatgaatgaatgaatgaatgaatcaCTAAGtaggtaaataaataaagatcACCCCAAAacgaacaagcaaacaaacatccccaaaaccaaaccaaaacgaCCAAAACCTTACGCCTGGGATGAAAGCAGCGAATCCTCGCTCGGGCTCCTCTCGTCCTAGCAAAACGACCAAAAGCTGCCATTTCCTGTCACAAAAAATTGACAAATTGAGAAATGAACAAAAACTAAttactggaaaaagaaaaagaaaccaaaaactaattactggaaaaagaaaaagaaaccaaaaaccccCCGCGTCCCCCCTTGCAAAAATACCGTAACTCTGACAAGCAAAATCCACCCTTATCAGTGCTGGGGAGTAAACCTCATAGTTACTTTTaagttttcttttgtgtttgggtttttttccatctcttttGCCATTACCTGCATTCCTTagatttccttttccccccccttttttttttcctatgaaaaaaaataatctaccaAACCccctccactttttttttcccccttccttgaAAGAACTTTGGTCTCGATGACGTTTTCCCCATCAAGTCATGAAAAGCCCTTTTGTTATTTCTCTTCTTTAACACATAACATGTTCCTCCTATGACcctcattttccctttttttctctctctttccccctctcctacTCGTCTGTCCACCTTGTCCACCGATCTAATCCTGACCTTTCGTGGTTGCTGTCCCTCCtgccattccttcctcctcctcctcctcctccctgccccaccaccCTGGCTTGAACCTTCCCAACCtttgttcctcttcctctcttcgtTTGCAGCTTAGAGATGGCTAAAGTCAGCACCCAGACCGCTTCCGTCACGACCCCTGTTGACCTCAACATGaacctctctcagtctgccacccctacctccacccccacctccaTGGCCGTGCTGGCGGCCGCCTCCGCCGTTACCGTCAGTACCCCCCCTCCCCTACCAACTCTGCCAACCACCCACTATGCCGTTCCTGTCTCCAGTCTGCTTGGCATGAAAACTGTCCCACTCCTGGCACTAAATGCCGCGGCTGCCGCGGGGGCCACGGGGAGTTTGTCCGCTTACACTGCCAAAATTCCTTCGACGAGTGGGGTTAAGAAATCTGACCGCCAGAAGTTTGCTCCATATTGAAGGGATGAGCCACAATGCAAGCTTTGCCAGCTCTACCAAGAGTCTCTGGTAGATCCTAGTTATCAAGGAAACAATACGGCatcttttattttgctgttcAATCGCTAGTGTTAACTGCTGCCGACTCAAGTCGTCTTCCGCTCTCCATAACAACTAACACCCAGGCACCACCTACCAACTAGTTCCAACAGCAGGCGGGTGCTAGCCCAGGGGCTTTCCCTGACGACACCTTCCTGATGCTGGGGCCAACCGCTAGGGCTGGCCCTCCGGCAGCCTTGCAGCACAGCCGGGCTGCCGCCATCACAGCAAAGAGGCATCTGGAGAGAAAAGGCACATAAACGAGGCAAAATCTGGACAGCCAGGTCTCCACTGCCAGGTCCCCCCTCTCCCCGCTCCAGCAATGCTGCCTGTCACACGAATACACTTAGAGCCCCTTCAAGGGATCCTCCAACTACAAAACAGATGGGCACCGCCGatgattatttttctcttgctaACTGCCTGCAAATGTGGCACTTGTAACGATTGCTAATGCCCCTGAAATCTCACGCCAAGTGCCGGCCCCCTTGGTCATTCTGTTGCTCTCAACAGATCTGAAGACTCCCTATCTTCCCTGCCCAAACACCTGCCTGTGAGCAAGAGGTCAGGGCTAGAAAGTACCAACCCTCGGGTGCTTCTCCAGACACCAAATAATGCTTTCTGGTCTGAGAAGAACTGCTAAATTAAAACTATTAGAAGACAATAAGAAATAGTGTCAGGCACCTGTGCCTTCCCACTTAATTCTTTTAAAGGCTGCAACAG harbors:
- the LOC128897432 gene encoding poly(rC)-binding protein 4-like; the encoded protein is MAKVSTQTASVTTPVDLNMNLSQSATPTSTPTSMAVLAAASAVTVSTPPPLPTLPTTHYAVPVSSLLGMKTVPLLALNAAAAAGATGSLSAYTAKIPSTSGVKKSDRQKFAPY